Sequence from the Saccopteryx bilineata isolate mSacBil1 chromosome 6, mSacBil1_pri_phased_curated, whole genome shotgun sequence genome:
GTTACATAGCTGGTCAGTGATAAAATTGGCGCAATGTctgcatttcttcatttttactttattattggCCCCAGGGTCCTCAGTTGACCtaggtttttaattttacatgTGACAAGTCATTTCCAAGAATATATAGCCATTCCCTTTAAGACAGTTTgctagcatgtgtgtgtgtgtgtgtgtgtgtgtgtattatgtcATAAAAGTCAAACTATAAGAATAAGTCACCTCCCACCACAACCTCCATCCTTCCTCAAAGGCAGCCACTATTAACAGTTACTTGTGTATCATTCCatatattttctatacaaacaccAACACCCACAACATTTCCACTTTGCATACATGGTTTGATTTAAATATTTCCCTTCTAATTATATATTCCTTTTCCCAAGCACCAAAAGTCAAGTAATTGGTGACTTATATTTAATGTTTCAGGTGAAGAGACAATAATTGAGAATGGGACACTGGTtgtagagacagactcttgtgGAGAAATGGAGTTGTCTGGAAAAATACCTGAGCCCACAGAGGCTCAGTATGAAGGCTGTCACTTAGAAAGCCAAGAGTCCAAGCCAAAGGAGAAGACCTATAGCTGCTCTGAATGTGGGGAGGGATTCATCCAGTGTTCACACCTGGCTAAACATGAAGGCACACACATGGCAGGGAAGCTCTATGAATCTGAAACATGTCAGACTTCCAGTCCTACTGGGTATCAGAAAGTTCGCTCCAGAGAGAAAGGTCATCAGTGTCACGAGTGCGGTAAAGCCTTTCAGAGAAGTTCACACCTTGTCAGACATCAGAAAATTCATCTTGGTGAGAAGCCTTATCAGTGCAAGGAGTGTGGGAAAGTGTTTAGCCAGAACACAGGCCTCCTGGAACATCTCAGAatccacactggagagaaaccttttCTATGTATCCACTGTGGAAAGAACTTCAGGCGTAGCTCTCACCTCAGTCGACACCAGAGGATTCACAGTCAGGAGGAGCCCTGTGAATGCAAGGAGTGTGGGAAAACCTTCAGTCAGGCCCTGCTCCTCACCCACCATCACAGAATCCACAGCCACTCCAAAAGCCACCAGTGTCATGagtgtgggaaggccttcagTTTAACCTCAGACCTTATTCGACATCACagaattcacactggagaaaaacctTTCAAGTGTAATACATGCCAGAAAGCCTTCCGACTGAACTCACACCTTGCTCAGCACATGCGAATCCACAATGAAGAAAAACCCTATGAGTGTAATGAATGTGGAGAAGCCTTCAGGCAGAGGTCAGGTCTGTTTCAACATCAGAGATACCACAAAGACAAACTGGCTTGCTGAGGTGTCTTCTCCTTATGGAACCTCAGAGACAGTACACTAACAGGCAAATTGCATTTTAGGAAATATCACCCTAGCCAATTCTGGCATCAGAGAATTCGTAGGGGCCAATTTGAAGGctctttctactttattttctttgaagtcCACTTTCTTCCACAATAACTTGACCTTAGATGGTACTGGGGTGTCAAAGATGAAtaccattcttctttttttttaactgattttacagagagaggaagggagagagacgggaacattggcctgctcctgtatgtaccctgaccggggattgaactggcaacctctgtctttTGGGATGATACCAATCAATCAAGCTATCTATCCAGGGCTCTCAATGGTGTCTTAAAGTGAGATTAATGATGAGCGTATTCCCCCACTACCTTCATTAACCTtcactccttccccacccctaACCAGCAGAGACATTTTGGAAAGCAAAGATTGCTTAATTTTACCATTTTCCACCCCCATCTCTGCCACAATACCTCATTGATTCAAGTTAGAAATTAAGGTCTTATTTATACTAGAGAAGAGATTCATAAGTTATTTGAATAAACCGTGTTGAATTTATTCAAGTAGCAGCTGTATTAgttgacaactccagtgccagtCCAGTGACTGCTGCATAGACATAACTCAATAAATGTCTGAGGGAAGAaattggactttttaaaaaatactgatgttGCAATTTTAGAATGTTGCTTGTTCTGGAATTTTTTGAAAGTCAATAAAGTCAGCTTAGAGATCATGGTCTTtatattatgaatataaaaatgtcattgccgcctgacctgtggtggcgcagtgggtaaagcatcgacctggaaatgctgaggtcggcagttcgaaaccctgggcttgcctggtcaaggcacatatgggaattgatgcttccagctcctcccccagctctctctctgtctctcctctctctctctctctgtctctccctctcctctctaaaatgaataaataaataaaaaatgtcattgccgTGATGAAGAATATTAAGCTTAGGAGACTCCACTCTGGTAACTAGAATCTGTGAGACAACGGGTAGGCATATTTTCTAAGGCTTTCAATACAGTTGCCAGATTGCCATTCCCCAAATCCTATAAGTCTGAAAATCTGTGCATCCTGTAAAAATGTGCATTATTTCCACACCCACGTCAACTCTGggaattattattttgaatatttgataatctAGTGTGTACAAAGTTGGTCTACTTTTTAAAgggttataaaataatttttttactatcAAAGTTGAACACAATTTCACATGTTCATTGGTCATATATAATTGCAGTTTTGTGAAAGCCATGTTTATCTTTGCTGAATTTTTCtgttagatttttttacttttaaacaacAGTGCCTTCAAACATTAAATAGGGGagcaaaatgtaaaaaattttgtGGTCAACACAATTCCACTAGGTAATATTTACCTTAGAATTAGAAGAGAATGTAAAAACATTCAGTGGTGTTTTCTGCAGCAgtacttataaagaaaaaatagaacctATATACATCAATAGTGATAATTATGCtgcacacaatgaaatactatgtagcTGTCAAAAAACAAGGTGGTATGGTAAGATCTACAAGTTAGTTAACTGAAAAAGCTAAGGTGCAAAATTATATTATGATCCTATACTTGTTTTCAACTATATAGGTACATAGTTACTcactaaacatttattgaatgcgaCTATGTATGTGGTAGGTCCAGTCCTGGGAAGATCTGCACAAAACATTAACAACAGTTAAGAGtgagatacttaaaaaaaaaaaaaaagtgagatactTCATTTTATTGTCTGTATGCAACTGGAGTTCCTGGGCATACATAATctatatatttaagtttaaaaaataacatgctGCTTGCGGGCAACCGTCCTTCAACCCCTGCAGCCTGTGATGGCCCTAAAGACAGACTCAGTTTTGCCTTTATCATCTGCCTGTGTTTCAACTGTAATGATTGACACAAATGAGAGCCCGGCGAGGGTCCCCCGGGAGGCCTGGGTGGGGGGTCCTTCCGGTGCACCAGAGAGACGTGAGACCCGGTCCTAGAGATGCCGGTCGTTGTGTGTCACGGCACGGTGCGGCAGGACGACCCCGGACCAGGTCGCGGCGCCCCCGTTCTCGGGTCCGGTCAGCTCCTTCACTCTCCTGGCCGCCTGTTCCCCGTACCCCGTACCCCTTTTTCGCTGACGACCCCCGTCCAGGTGCTCCGCGCTCCGGCGGCTTTCCAGAGGCCGGTACATCTTTGTTGTGCAGGTCCGCCCTCCTCGCGCCCGCGTAGCCATGTTAGACGTGCGCGTATCAGCGCCCACTGTGCGCGCAGCCCTGCGCGCTGTGGTGCTACCTCCGCAGCGGACGTTCGGGCTTCTGCGCCTCCTGTCCGGCCGCGTCACTCGCCTGCCACTCCGGGTGCGGCTGGACACCAGGTGGGACCCTGCTTGACCTCGCGGGGCACGGCGCTGGGGTGCGGTCCCTGCCCTCCAGGGCTCCCAGGACAAAACAGCTTTCTGTCTGTAAGTTGGGTTTGGGCTACGTTAGCGCCGGGCCTTGGAAATCCACTCAATTGGAAGGGGAGTCTCAGCCATAAAGGACGGGTGGTTGGGGAAAAATTTTCAATCATCCGGCGGGCACCTGAGGAGTTTGGGGACAACACGCTTTCTGGAAGCGTCAGCACCTTGTTCTCCTCGGTGACCTCTTGGCATGGCTAGCTCAGGCTTCCCATAGCAGGGCAATCCCCTGGTCGTGTGCCAAGAGCTACAAGAGCACCACCTCCTTTCAGTGTCATTTCTGCTGTATTCTGTCATTCAAAGTAAATAATAGGCCAGCAGAGTCAAGGGAAGGAGAAATAGCCTCCACCTCTTGATGAGAAGAGTGGTAAAGTCTTGTCACAAAAGGATTTGGAGGAAACTTTGGATACAAGGTCTGTTTTACCCTCGTGTGAGGAGGAATTTTCAGGGAGACATACAGAGAGATAGATGACCTTTGAGGGAATATTCATCTCTGTTACATTATTCCTTAAGTATAAGCTTCTCAAGCATCCTTGTTGTTAACCCTCCTTCCCTCATGTTCCTTACCTTACCTCTGGGCTCATTTCACAATAATATAGACAAGCACAACCTGCAGTAAGGATAGGAATGTAAAGGTGGTACATGGTGTCTTGAAGCTCGTAATTTTCATGATATGATCAATGACTCAGATGTGCATTTGGGAAAACATTTCTTAAAGCGTACATCACAGCTAAGCAAAACTTTTCCtcgtctttttttgttgttgttatgtgtattatatgttgtattcttaaataaagtaagttagaggaaaaaatgttaagaacatcataaggaagagaaaatacatttatggtGTCGAAAAATATCTGCACCTAAGTGAACCCtcacagttcaaacctgtgttcttCAGGGGTCAGCTGTCCATGACATCTTCCTGGAAATCCTAGGCGTAAAGCTCAGCATGGATGAAGCTTTGCACAGCTCTGCTCTTGCAAATAGGGACAGTCTCGTGAACATCAAGGCAGAAGATTCCATGTGGGAGGAGACATGCAGCTCACAGGAGAGGTGCTCCCACACTCAGGAGCTTTGCCGCCTGCGCTTTTGGCCATTCAGCTACTTGGAAGTGACTGGGCTTCATGAGGCTCTGGCCCAACTTCGAGAACtctggctgtggctgtggcccaAGACTCTCAGCAAGGAGCAGATGCTGGAGCTGCTGGTGCTGGAGCAGTTCCTGAGCATCCTGCCCACCGAGCTGCAGACTTGGGTGCGGGAGCAGCAGCCACAGAGCCGGGAGGAGGCCGTGACAGCGCTGTTGAATATAGAGATAGACACACACAGGAGACACAGGACAACAGGTGGGAAGAGaacatttctatcttttatttttaaataacttacaaCTTAGAGAAGTATTGGGAGGATAGTGCAGAGAACCCCGGTGTAGTCTTCCCCCAGACTCACCAATTGTCAACATTTGTTTTGtgatgtgtgtctctctctgcacatgtatatgtgtacatgCACACTgactaacacacacacatgcacttatTCAGGCACGATTTGAGAGTTAGTTGCAGATATTATACCCCTTTACCTCTGAACACTTTAGtttatatttctgaaaaacaAGGACTTGCCTGTATAACCAGAATATAATTATCAAATTTAGGGACATTAAAGTTATGGTACTGTCATCCAAAAGGAGATCCGTGTTCAGATTTTACTGTAGTATTCCAGTAATGTTCTTTATGGCAGTTTTCCCCTGATTCGGGATATAATCCAGCAT
This genomic interval carries:
- the ZSCAN26 gene encoding zinc finger and SCAN domain-containing protein 26, whose translation is MATVLMSAPSLAPLNLKKKGLQAMKEDHHCAWKQGFKRQGNGTGLGQEPLCRQFRQLRYEDTQGPREALSRLHELCLLWLRPEVLSKEQMLELLVLEQFLSILPAELQTRVREQQPQSGEEAVVILEDLQSELQETEQQVEKDVEQVKKQNMRLEEKAAGNIVQARQIRPEHAVLKPETEQGEETIIENGTLVVETDSCGEMELSGKIPEPTEAQYEGCHLESQESKPKEKTYSCSECGEGFIQCSHLAKHEGTHMAGKLYESETCQTSSPTGYQKVRSREKGHQCHECGKAFQRSSHLVRHQKIHLGEKPYQCKECGKVFSQNTGLLEHLRIHTGEKPFLCIHCGKNFRRSSHLSRHQRIHSQEEPCECKECGKTFSQALLLTHHHRIHSHSKSHQCHECGKAFSLTSDLIRHHRIHTGEKPFKCNTCQKAFRLNSHLAQHMRIHNEEKPYECNECGEAFRQRSGLFQHQRYHKDKLAC